In Aquipuribacter nitratireducens, the genomic stretch AGCCGGATGAGCTCCGACACCGACTCGACGTCGCCGCCGTAGCCGTGGAACTCCTTGGCGTCCCGCCCGGACCGCACGCGCGACCAGCCCGTCGAGACGGGGTCGATGAACACGAGGTCGCTGACGGCGAGCAGGGTCTGCGGGTTGTCGGCGAGGCGGCCGGGCGGCGGCAGGAGGTCGCCGGCGTCGCCGAGCACGACCCGGCGCGGGCCGAGCAGACCGAGGTGGAGCCACACGCTCGAGGCGCCGGGACCGCCGTTGAAGACGAACGTCACGGGGCGGGCCGGGTCGGGGGAGCCGCCGCCGTCGAGGACCTCGTAGCTCGTGACGGCGATCTCTGCGACCGCCGTGTGGCCCTCGAACCCCTTCTCCCCGGAGGTCTCCCGGCGGAGCACGAGGCGGCCCGAGCGCGCCCGGTACCGCAGGTCGCCGGTGCCGGTGGCGAGGGTGTGCTCGGTGGTGACGAGGGTGTCGGCGGGCTCCTCGGCCAGGGTGGTGGTCGTGCTGGGCCGCTCCGGTGCCGTGCCTGCGCCCGCGGTCGCGTCGTCGTGCGCGGTGTCGGGACCGGGGTCGGGCGTCGTCTCCTCGCTCACGCGGGCCACCCTACGAGCGCCCTACGATCGCGCAGGTGCCCGCACCCTCCCTGCCCGCGCCGCCCGACCTCGACGGCTGGGTGCACCGCTTCTCCGGCAAGGTCCGCGACGTCTACGCGCCCGCGACGCCGCACCCGGCCGGTGACGTCCTGCTCCTGGTCGCCAGCGACCGGGTGAGCGCGTACGACCACGTGCTGTCGACGCCCGTGCCGGGCAAGGGCGCCGTGCTCACCGCCCTGTCGCGGTGGTGGTTCGAGCAGCTGGCCGATCTCGTCGACCACCACGTCGTCGACGCGCCGGTGCCCGCTGCCGTGGCCGGGCGGGCGGTCGTCGTCCGCGCCCTCGACATGGTCCCGGTCGAGTGCGTCGCGCGCGGGTGGCTGTCCGGCTCCGGCACCGCGGAGTACCGCGCGAGCGGCGCGGTGTGCGGCGTGCCGCTGCCGGCAGGGCTCACCGAGGGCTCGCGCCTGCCGGAGCCGGTGTTCACCCCGGCCACGAAGGCCGCCCTCGGCGACCACGACGAGAACGTCACCTTCGAGCACGTCGTCGGGACCGTCGGCCGCGACACGGCTGAGGAGCTGCGGCGGATCACCCTCGCCGTGTACGCCCGCGCCGTCGAGGTCGCCGCGCGCGCGGGGATCATCGTCGCCGACACGAAGCTCGAGCTGGGCCGCGTGCCCGGCGGCGACGGCCGCCTCGTGCTGGGCGACGAGGTCCTGACACCGGACTCCAGCCGCTACTGGCCCGCCGACGCGTGGTCGCCCGGCCGGCCGCAGCCGAGCCTCGACAAGCAGGTGGTGCGCGACTGGCTCACCTCGCCTGCCTCGGGCTGGGACCGGGACTCCGGCGAGGCCCCGCCGCCGCTGCCCGACGACGTCGTCGACCGCACGGCGGCGGGCTACCGGGAGGTGTACCGGCGGCTCACGGGAGCCGATCTCTAGCGGAGCCGTGGCGGGTCAGGCGGGTCAGGCGGACCAGGGGCCCTCGGTCGCGAGGTCGTGGACGGCGGCCCTGCCGAGCCGGCGGACGTGGCCGAGGTACACCTCGCGTCGCTCCTCCCGCAGCAGCGCGTCGTGGACGGGGAGCACGACCCGCGGCTCGACGGTCCGGACGAACTCGACCGTCTCCTTCACCGCGGCCCACGGGGCGTTGAGCGGCACCGCGAGAGCGTCGACGCTGCCGGGCGTCGCCTCGTAGGAGTCGCCCGGGTGGAACAGCGTCGCGCGGTCCCCGCGGACGACGAGACCGACGTTGCCGACGCGCGGCACGTCCGCGTGGATGAGGGCGTGCCGACCACCGACGGCTGTCACGTGGAGGTCGCCGAGGTCGAGCCGGTCGGCCACCGCCAGCGTCTCCGCGGTGACGCCCTCGGCCGCGAGGGTCTCCTGCGCCCCGGCCTCGGCGAGCAGGCGCGCGGCGGGGTGCGCGTCGGCGAGCGCGCGGACGGTCGCGGGGTCGCAGTGGTCGGCGTGGGTGTGGGTCACGAGGACCGCGTCGAGGGCGGCGCCGTCGAGGAGAGCGGCGAGGCGGCCCGGCACGTCGGGGGAGAAGGCGCCGGGGTCGACGAGCAGCCGGCTGCCGCCCTCCTCGACGAGCAGGCACGAGTGGCCGAGCGACGTCACGCGCATGCAGCGGTCCTACACCCGCGCGGGCGCCGGCGCAGCACGGCGCGAGCCTTGTGCGGGCGGCCGCCGGGTGCTGCGATGGGGGACGTGTCGAGCCCCTCCGCCGATGACCTGCGCCGCACCGTCGTCGCCCTGCACGCCGTCGCCGAGCACGTCATGTCCGGGCCGCAGCACCGCGACAGCGGCACCATCCGGTTGCAGGTCACGCCCGGCGCGATCGAGACCGTGGCGCCGCCGGCGGTCCGGCTGCTCGGCGACCGGGTCGTCGGGCCGGGCGGCGAGGTCGTGCTCGACGGCGGCCGGACGCTCGCCGAGGTGGGCGCCGCGGTCGGCGTCACCGCGGGCGTCCCGGTCGACCTCTACACCGACCACGCGGAGCTCGGGCCGGACGAGCCCGTCGCCGTGAGCGCCGATGCCGCCACCGTGGTCCTCGAGTGGTTCGCCGTCGGGGCCGCCGCCCTCGTGACCTTCGCCCCGGAGGAGACGCCCGTGCTGTGGCCGGAGCACTTCGACCTCGCCGTCACGGTCGACGGGGTGAACTACGGCGTCTCACCCGGCGACGGGTTCTCCGCCACGCCGTACGCCTACGTCGGCCCCCACTCCCCGGTCGACGACCCGTTCTTCGACGCGCCCTTCGGTGCCGTCCGCACGTGGGACCAGGTGCCCGACGCCGCCTCGCTCGCCGCGTTCTTCACCGAGGGCAGGCAGCACGCCCGACGCGATTAGGCTCGCGGCATGCCGCGCATCGTCGTCGAGGTCATGCCGAAGCCCGAGATCCTCGACCCCCAGGGCACCGCCATCACCCACGCCCTGGGCCGGCTCGGCTTCGAGGGGCTCGGCGAGGTCCGGCAGGGCAAGCGCTTCGAGGTGGCCGTCGACGCGGTCGACGACGCCACCCTCGCCCGCGTCCGCGAGGCTGCCGAGACCCTGCTGAGCAACCCGGTGATCGAGGACGTGGTGGCGGTCCGCGCCGCCGACTGAGCGCGAGCCGCGGCCGACCGGCATGAAAGGGGGATTCGTCCCGCGACACGCCGCCGACGGTGGGACAGACCCACCGTTCACCGCCGGGGGGAGCGCAGGGCGGATCGCACTCGGGTGAGGACCCGGTCCGGTCGGCCCAGCAGGTCGGCTCCGGTGACGACGACGACGCGCCAGCCCAGGGCGTCGAGAGCCTCGCGGCGGCGGAGGTCCGAACGCCACTGAGTGCGGTCGTAGCGGTGGTGGTCCCCGTCGTACTCGACGGCGACCTTCTCTACGGGAAACGCCAGGTCCACTCGCGCGACGAAGTGGCCTTCGGGGGTCCTGACCTCGTGCTGGGGGACCGGAGCGAGGCCGCCCCTCACCATGAGCACGCGCAGCCGCGACTCCGGCGGCGACTCGGCGCGCGTGTCGACGAGCGCGAGGGCTTCCCGCGCCTCCGCGACACCCCGCTCGCCCGGTCGCGACGCGAGGTGGTCGAGGACACGGGCAAGCGTCTCGGGTCGGTCGGCGAAGAGCACGTCCGCCGCTGCGACGAGGTCGGCGAGGTCGCCGTGAGGCGGACGTGCTCCCGAGCGCACCACGAGGGCTGCGGCGTCGCACCACGCGCGACCCGGTCCGCTACGACGCGGGTCGGTACGCAGGGACACGGGCGGGTCGGTGCACCGGTGCACGATCACACCACCGGGGCGCCGGCCCAGGCTCGGTGGGCCCGCGACATGCAGCGCACCCCGTCGGTCGGTCGGAACCGGTAGCCCTGCCAGCTCGAGCGCCGTCCAGTGGCTGACGACCGACCCGGGCACGGCGGCCACGGCGGCGGCGCAGCGGGTGGGCAGGTGCTCGGCCCAGCAGGCCTCGACGTAGTGCCCGGTGACGACCCGGACGAACTCCCGACCCGCCGTGAGCCGTCGGCGGCTGAGACCCTCATGACGGGCGCGCTCGTGGGTCCAGACCCGGTCGCTCAGCGGCACCCACCGAGCCTGCGACGGGCAAGGCCGGGATGGCCCAGGTGTGCCGCCTGTGGACGACGACAGGAGGATGTGGACCAGCCACCCCGGCGTGTCCCGGGACGGATCCCCCTTTCGCCGCGGACGGGACCGGGCGCGCGGCGGGAGTCAGGCGGCGAGAGGGGCGCGGACCGGGTGGTCCGTGCCGGTGAGGAGCACCTGGAGCGCCGAGCCGTCGCGCTGGTTGAGCACGACGGGGGCGAGCAGGTTGGCCGTCGACGCGGCCGCGGACTCCCCGGGCGTCAGAACGACGAACAGCAGCGCGTCCTCGGCGCCGTGGAGGCCGAGGAGGTCGACGTCCTCGTCCGACAGCACGGGGGCGTAGTCGGGGAAGAACGCCCACGGCGCCGCCAGGAGGAGCGAGACCTCGTCGTCGGGCGACTCGAGCGAGAACAGCGTCCCGCTCGCCTCGAGACCACGGAGCACGTAGTCCGTGTGCCGCGGCAGCCCGGGCAGGGGCGTCACGAACCGCACCTGACGTCCGTCGCTCACCTGATCACCCAATCCCACGGCCCGGACCTCGGTCAACCGGGGCGCGACCGCCGGGACGGCGCTCACCGGAGGAAGTCCAGGAGCGTCGGCTGGATCACGCGGGCCGTGGCGCCGAGCGCCGCCTGGTACGCCGTCTGCTGCAGCTGGAGCTCGAGGATCGTGCCCGGCAGGTCGACGTCCTCGATCTGCGACTGCGACGAGCGCAGCGTGATCGCGAGGTCGGTGGCCGTGGCCTTGAGCGTGTCGATCCGGTTGGCGCGGGCGCCGACGTCCGACAGCGTCCCCAGGACGCGGTCGAGGTGGCCGTCGAGGTCGGCGAGCCGCGTCGCACCCGGCTGCGAGCCGCCCTCGAGGTCGGCGACGACCGCGTCGATCACCGCGAACACGCTGGCGGCGCCGTCCCCGAACGCCGTGCGGCCGTCCGCGTCGACGCGGACCACCGAGCCCGGTCCCACGCGGCGCTCGACCACGCCGCCGTCCCCCACGTAGGCGCCGGTCGCGTCGAAGGCGACCCCGCCGGCCGTCGTGCCCCCGAAGACGGGTCGTCCGAGGTACTGCGTGTTGGCGAGCTCGAGGAGGCCGTCGCGGGCCGCCCGGAGCTCCCTGGCCACGGCGTCGCGGCCGGCCTGCGGCAGGGCGCCGTTGCCGCCCTGGACGGTGAGGTCGCGGGCGCGGCGGACGAGCGCGCTCGCCTGCTGGAGCGCCTGGTCCGCGGTGCCGAGCCACGACAGCCCGTTGTCGGCGTTGCGGACGTGCTGGTCGGTCGCCGCTCGCTCCGAGCGCAGCTGGAGGACGTCGGTCGCGCCGGTGGGGGAGTCCGACGGCACGCCGACGCGCTTGCCGCTCGACAGCTGCTCCTGCAGCGCGGAGCTGCGGGCGAGGGAGGCCTGGAGGTTGGCGTACGTGGTGTCGGCCATCGTCCGCTGGGTGATCCGGAGCATCAGCGACCCACCAGCCCGGTGCGGTTGATGAGGGTGTCGAGCGCCTCGTCGACCGCGGTCAGCATGCGGGCCGCACCCTCGTAGGCGCGCTGGAACATGACCATGTTGGTGAGCTCCTCGTCGATGTCGACGCCGCTCGCGGCCTCGCGGGCGGCGTTCACGTCCCGCACGACGACCGACTGGGCCTCCGAGCGGCGGGTCGCGGACTGGGCGGCCGAGCCGACGTCGCCGACGAGGCGCCGCCAGGCGGCGTCCGGCGACGCCGGGCCGTTGCCCACCTGGGAGAGCCGGTCGGCGAGGCTGCCGTCCAGGGCGCCCGCACCGGCGGCCGCGGCGGCGACGGCACGGGTGTCGGTCACCCCGACGGCGATCGTCCGGGCGGTCACGGGACCGCCGCCGCGGCTGGTGAAGAAGGCGCCGGCGACGGCACCGTCCTGCGTCTGCCCGCTGCTGTGGACGGCGTCGACCCGGGCGGCGACGTCGGCGGCCGTCGCGTCGAGCCGGCGCATTATGCCGGGCCAGGTCCGGTGCAGGCTGTCGAGGAGCGCCCCGACCCGGCCGCCGGCGACGTCGACGGGAGCACCTGCCGCGCCCGTCACGCGCACCGCGCCCCCGGCGAGGACCTCGTCGATGCTGCCGGCGGACGTCGCGTCGAGCGCCAGCGGCGTCGTGCGGTCGGCGCGGACGACGGCGGTGCCGCCGACGAAGACGTCGACCATGCCGAGCTCGGTCGGCCGGACCGTCGCACCGGTCAGCTCGCTGAGCCGGAGGACGAGCTGGTCGCGGCGGTCCAGCAGCTCGTTGACGCTGCCGCCCGCGGCGGTCGCGTCCCTGATGGCGGAGTTGAGGTCGGCGACGGCGGCTGCGGTCGCGTTGACCTCGGCCACGAGCTGCCCCACCTGCGTGCGGGCGTCCGTCCACGCCTGCGCGACCGACGCGCCGAACGTGTTGAGGGTGTCCGTGACGCCCGTGCCCACCTGGAGGACCTGCGACCGGGCGGCGGTGCTGCCGGGGGAGTTCGCGAGGTCCTCCCACGCCGCCCAGAAGCCCGAGAGCCGGGCCTGCAGCCCGTTGTCGCCGGGCTCGCCGAGGGCGACCTCGAGCCGCGACCAGGCCGCGCGGTCGACGTCGATGAACGCCGCCGTCGACGTCTCCTGGCGCACGCGCTGGACGACGAGCTCGTCCGCGACGCGCTGCAGGTCCGTGACCCGGACGCCGGTGCCGGGACCGTCCCAGCGCGAGAAGACGGCCGTGCCGGTCGTCACGGGCGTGCTCGGGTCGAGGACCGCGCGCTGGCGGGAGTAGCCGGGGGTGTTGGCGTTCGCGACGTTCGCGCCCGTGACGTCGAGCCCGTAGCGCTGGGCGACCAGACCCGACAGGGCGGTGTGGAGGCCGGCGAACGACGACATCAGAGCGCCTCGTCGACCAGGCGGCCTGCGCCCTGCCGGGGGACGCTGCGGGACGCGCCCGGCCCGTACGTCCCGACCGGCTCCTCCACGGCGGCGAGCGCCTCGGACAGGCTCACCATGCCCTCGTGGAGCAGGCGGCGGTTGGCCTGGGCGAGCTCGGTGATCTCCGCGGTGAGGGCGAGGAAGGAGTCCCGGTGGGCGAGCAGCATCGCGCTGTAGGGCTCCGGCGCGACGCGGGCGATCGCCGCCAGCGACGGTCCGACGGGCAGCCCCAGCTCGAGCGCGACGACGTCGGTCTCGAGGGAGCGGACCTGCTCGGACCTCCGGATCTGCTCGAGGACCGCCTCGACCTCGCGGGTCGCGTGGGCGAGCCAGCGGCTGCGGCCGGAGGCGAGCACGAGCTGCTCCTCCTCGAGCTTGAACAGGAGCAGCTCGAGCAGCTCCCGCTCACGCCACAGGATGCGGCAGAAGTCAGCGAGCGCCACGACGCCTCCCCTCGGTGCGACGGCCGGTCCGTCACGTGGACGGGGTCGGCGGGCAGAGGGCCGATCTGAGGGCTCGAGGGCATCCGGGCGCCCCCGGGCCGTGCCGTCACCCGTTCGGCGCAGCGCTGCGCCGGAGGCGTGGAAATCCTCAAGCGGTCTCAGGTCGGCGACGACATCGGCAGGGTGCAGACCCCGCCCGCCGCCGCCGAGCGCACGGACCCCGAGGCCCTCGTCCTCGCGCACCTGCCGCTCGTCGGGCACTGCGTCGGTGAGGTGATCTCGCGGCTGCCGTCCCACGTCGACCGCGACGACCTCGCCGGCGCCGGCGTCGAGGGGCTCGTGCAGGCCGCCCGCAGCTGGCGGCCCGAGACGGGCGTCCCGTTCTCCGCGCACGCCCGCACGAGGATCCGCGGCGCCATCGTCGACGAGCTCCGCGCCGCCGACTGGGCCTCGCGCGGCGCAAGGTCGCGCGCCCGGCAGACGCAGCAGACGCAGGAGCACCTGACGGCCCACCTCGGCCGGGTGCCGACGACGGACGAGGTCGCCGACGCCATGGGTGTCGCCGCCGACCAGGTGCACCGGGTACGGGCGGAGACCCACCGCGCCTACCTCACGAGCCTCGACGAGGCGCGTGAGGCGGGGGAGGGCGGCGCCCACGACACCGTCGCGGACCCGGGTCGCTCGCCGGAGGACCACGTGGTTCTCGCCGAGCACGTCGGAGCGCTCTTCGCCGCCGTCGACCTGCTCCCGGAGCGCGTCCGGGAGGCCGTGCGCGGCCACTACATCGACGAGGAGCCGATGGCGGCGATCGCCGCCCGCCTCGGGGTGACGGAGTCCCGCGTCTCCCAGCTACGAGCCGAGGGCATCGCGATGCTCCGTGCGGCCCTCGCCGCAGAAGGCGACCGGCCCGCGGCGGAGCGTGCGACGGCGCGCACGCAGGCGTACGTCGCGACGGTCGCCGCCGCCGCCGACGTCCGCGCGAGCGTCGCGACGGGCGCGAGCGTCCTCAGCGGCCGTGTCCCGGCGCCACGCAGCCGGTGGGCGACCAGCACGCTCTCGGCGATCGGGTGATCAGGGCCGCTCAAGTCCCGAGCGCCTCAGGTCGACACCGCTAGCGCCGATCACCACCCCGGCCACGGAAGGCCACCCACCACCATCACGGAGGAGCACACAGACCATGGGTCTTCAGATCAACAACAACATCGCGGCGTTCAACAGCTACCGGAACCTCTCGGTCACCCAGGGGCAGATGGAGAAGTCGCTGGAGAAGCTCTCGAGCGGTCTCCGCATCAACCGCGCGGCCGACGACGCGGCCGGCCTCTCGATCTCCGAGGGTCTCCGCGCCCAGGTCGGTGGGCTCAAGCAGGCCGTCCGCAACGCCCAGGACGGCATCAGCGTCGTCCAGACCGCGGAGGGCGCGCTCACCGAGGTCCACTCGATCCTCCAGCGCGTCCGTGACCTCTCGGTGCAGGCCGCCAACGACGGCTCGAACAACGCGGACTCCCTCGCCGCGATCCAGGGCGAGATCGACCAGCTCGGCGAGGCCGTCAGCGACATCGCCACCCGCACGAAGTTCAACGGCAAGGCCCTGCTCGACGGCACCAACGCCACCCTCACCTTCCAGACCGGCGCCAACTCCGGTGACACGGTCGACGTCGCGCTCACCGACATCACGGCCGTCGCCACGGCCGTCGCTGCGATCGACGTCACGGCCGCCGGCGGCGGTGCCGCGGGCATCACCGCCGCGGACGCCCAGATCACCGCGGTCTCCACCGCCCGTTCCACCCTCGGCGCCTCGCAGAACCGCTTCGAGTCGACGATCAAGTCCCTCAACGTCGCGGTCGAGAACCTGTCCGCGTCCGAGAGCCGCATCCGCGACACCGACATGGCGCTCGAGATGGTCAACTTCACGAAGAACCAGATCCTGTCCCAGGCCGGCACCGCGATGCTCGCGCAGGCCAACCAGGCCCCCCAGGGCGTCCTGCAGCTCCTCCGCTGATCCCGGCCACCCCGGTAGCAGCCTGACGGCCGACCGCCGGGGACCCGCGAGGTCCCCGGCGGTCGCCCGTATCCCCCGCGCCACACCTGCGCACCCAGACCCGGAGGCGACATGAGCTCGTTCGCGGTCGACGGCCTCGTCAGCGGCCTCGACACCACTGCGCTCATCGGCCAGCTCATGCAGATCGAGCGGATCCCCCGCAACCGGCTGCAGAACCAGGTCACCCAGCAGACCTCGACCATCACCGCGTACCAGGCCGTCGCGAGCGCACTGAAGAAGCTCGACGACGCCGCGAGGGCCCTCACCGACACGAGGACGTGGACGGGGGTCACCGCGTCCGTCACAGGTGACGCGCTCGCCGCCACCGCGAAGCCGGGCGCTCCCACCGCGCCGGTCGACGTCTGGGTCGAGCAGCTCGCGACCGCGACGGCGTTCACCACCCAGGCCGCCTACCGGCTCGAGGACCAGGTCGTGCCCGCGCCGACCATCGACGTGACCAGGGCCGATGGGACCCTCGTCTCCCTCCAGCCGGCCTCCGGGTCGCTGCAGGACGTCATGTCCGCCATCAACAGCGCCGACGGGCTCGGTGTCCGCGCCGTCGCGGTGCGCGTCTCCACCGACACCTACCGGCTGCAGATCGTGTCGACGACCACCGGCGCGGCGGGCGGTCCCACGAGCATCACCGGCTTCGCCGCCGGTGACCTCGTCCGCGCCGCCGGCCAGGACGCGCAGTACCGCGTCGGCAGCACCGACGGCACCGGCGGGATCGTCGCGACGTCCCCCTCGAACTCGATCATCGACCTCGTGACGGGCGTGGACGCGACCCTGCGCCGCCCCGGCGCCGCCAGCATCGCGCTGGCTGCGGACACCCCGACCACGGTCTCCGCGGTCGAGGCCCTCGTCACCGCGGCGAACGACGCCATCGCCGTCCTGAAGAAGCAGACGGCGACCGACCCGAACGCGTCGTCCCGCGGCCCGCTCGCGTCCGACACGCAGGTGCGCGCACTGACGGGCCGCATCGTCCAGGCGGTCACCGATGCGCTGGGCGGCGCGAGCGCCGCCACCGTCGGCCTGCAGTCGACGCGTGACGGCACCCTCGTCCTCGACAAGGAGACGCTCGGGTCCGCGCTCGCGGCAGACCCCGCGGCGGTGCGCGGGCTCCTCGCGCCGGCCGACGGCGGCCCGGGGGTCGTCGCGCGCCTGCGGGCCGTCGTCGACGCCGCCACCAACGCCGGGAGCGGCTTCATCACCACGGCGATCCAGGGCCGGGAGACGACCAAGCGCGACCTGCAGACGCAGATCGACTCCTGGGACCGCCGGCTCGAGCTCCGGAAGGCGACCCTGCAGCGCCAGTTCTCCGCGCTCGAGGTCTCGCTCGGGCGCCTCAACTCGCAGTCGAGCTGGCTCGCCGGTCAGCTCGCCGGCCTCAACGCCGGCCTCGGGAGGGACTCGTGACCACCGCCACCGGCTTCGGGTACGCGCTCGGCCGGCCCGCCGCCGCGCGCCTCGACCAGTTCAAGGCCGACGCCGTCACGACCGCGACCCCGGGTCAGCTGCTCGTGCGGCTCTACGACCGGCTGCTGCTCGACATCGACCGGGCGCACGAGGCGCAGACCGCCGGCGACCACCTGGCGGCCGGCACGCAGCTCGTCCACGCCCAGGCGATCGTCAGCGAGCTCGCGAGCACCCTCGACGTCGACGCGTGGGACGGCGGGCCGCGCCTCATGTCGATCTACACGTTCCTCCTCGCCGAGCTCGTCCGCGCCAACGTCGAGAAGGCCCCGGACCGCACGCTCGCGTGCCGCGCGCTCGTCGCGCCGCTCGCGGAGGCGTGGCGCGAGGCCGCGAGCCAGCAGGGCGCCCCGCCCGCCGCCCAGCAGACCGGCGTCCCCGCCCAGCGCATCAGCGCCGTCGGGTGACACCGTGACCACGAGGACGGCGACCGACGTCGGCCACGACTTCACGGCCGCCTGGCACGCCGCCCTCGACGACCTCGAGCTGGAGGTCGACCGGGCCGAGGCGCTCCTGCACGCGCTGCACTCCCCGGCCGGCGCCGCGGACCCCGTCCCGCCGGGCGGGTGGACGCCGCCGGCCATCGGCGCCCCGCTGCCGGAGTCGCTGCGCGAGCGCGCCGAGCTCCTCCTCGAGCGCCAGCTGAGCGTCGCCGGACGCCTCAGCACCGCGATGACCGCCTCACGCAAGCACCAGGACGTCGTCGGCCGGCTCGTCGAGCGCGAACCGCGGCCCATGTACGTCGACGCGCGGCTCTGAGCGCGACTCACCCGAACGGCGCATGAACTCCCGGCCCCGACGGGACGAGAGACACAACGCAGCACCCGGGACGCACGGACCGCGCCCCGCACCGGCCACGGACAGGCCACGTCGATCCACCCCGCACCGGCTCCACCGGGCGCGGGGTCCGCCGATCGGAGCCCCCGTGACCGCCATCGCGTCCGTGACCGGCGCCGCCCTCCGCAGCGCCGTCGACGGCCTCGGCGCGCGCAGCCGCGCCATCGCCGACAACATCGCGAACGTCCAGACGCCCGGCTTCCAGTCGCGTCGCGTCGCGTTCGAGGAGGCCGTCGCCGCGGCCGCCCGGTCCGGCTCCCGTGAGCGCACCGGGTTCACGCAGGCGCTCTCGCTCGAGCCGACCCGCCTCGACGGCAACAACGTCAACCTCGACACCGAGACGCTGCAGTCCATCGACACCGGCCTGCGCTACCAGCTCGCGCTCCGCGCCGTCGACGACCGGTTCGGTCTCGTCCGTGCCGCGCTGCGGACCCAGGGCTGAGCACCATGACGACCTTCCCCGTCTTCGGCGTCGCCGGCTCCGGTGTCGCGGTCTACCGCAAGTGGCTCGACGCGGTCAGCGACAACATCTCCAACATCAACACGGTCCGCCCGACGAGCGAGGCCGCGTTCCGGGCCCGGTACGTCATCGCGCAGGCCACGCAGCTCGAGCCCGGCGTCGGGGGCGTCACCGTCGGCGGCATCCGGCTCGGCAGCGCCGAGGGCCGCATGGTCTACGACCCCACGCACCCCTTCGCCGACGAGGGCGGCTACGTGCGCCTGCCCGACATCGACCTCGGCAGCCAGATGACCCAGCTGATGATGGCCCAGCGCGGCTACCAGGCGAACCTCGCCGTCGTCGACCGCGCCCGCGACGCCTACAGCGCCGCCATCAACGTCGGGCGGAACGCATGAGCCTCCAGCCCATCACCTCCGTGGCCCCCACCGCGCCGACCGGACCCGTCGCGGGCCTCACGCCCGCCCTGCCGGCGCTCGACGCCGACCCCGCCGCCGGCGGCCGCTTCGACGCGGCCCTCGCGCAGGCCACCGGCAGCAGCCTCGGGGCGTCGGCCGTCGGCCGGCTCGAGGACCTCCAGCGCCTGCACGCGACGAGCGACGACCTCGCCGTCAAGGCCGTCACCGGCCAGCTCGCCGACCCCAGCCAGTACACGATCGCCGCCACCGAGGCGAACCTCGCGACGCAGATGACGGTGGCGCTGCGCAACAAGGCCGTCGAGGCCTACTCGGAGATCATGAGGATGCAGCTGTGAGCCCCCGCGGACCCCGTCAGGGCCAGGTCGTGAGCAACGACCCCCGGGTCCTCGCCACGCAGAAGGCCCGCCAGGCCCGCTCGGCGTGGTCGGAGCTTCCCGGCGCCCAGAAGACCGTCGCGACGGTCGTGCTCGTCGCGCTCCTCGCGGGCGGCTACGCCTTCTGGCAGTGGCAGAGCACGCCCGCCTACGGCCCGCTGTTCACGGGGATGTCGAGCAGCGACGGCGGCGCGGTCGTCCAGCAGCTCCAGGCCGCGGGTGTGCCCTACAAGCTGACCGACGGCGGCGCCACCGTCCTCGTCCCCAGCGACCAGGTCTACGAGCAGCGCCTCCAGATGTCGGCCGCGGGCCTTCCCTCCGGTGACGGCGGCGGCTACTCCCTCCTCGACGAGCAGGGTGTGACGGCGTCGCAGTTCCAGCAGAAGGTCGCCTACCAGCGCGCGGTCGAGGGCGAGCTCGCGAGCACGATCCAGGCCATCGACGGCGTCGAGGCGGCGGTCGTCCACCTCGCGATCCCGGAGAAGGACGTCTTCCTCGAGGCCGACGACGCCCCCACCGCCAGCGTCCTCGTGAAGACGCAGGCCGGCCGCAGCCTCGAGAAGGGGCAGGTCCAGGCGGTCGTCAACCTCGTCTCGTCCTCGGTCGAGGGCATGGAGCCGGACGCCGTCACGGTCGTCGACGGCGAGGGCACCCTGCTGTCGGCCTCCGGCACGGGAGTCGGCGGTGCGGGCTCCATGGGCGGCGGCGAGGCCGCCGACATGACGGCCGAGTACGAGCAGCGCGTCGCGGGCAGCCTCCAGACCCTCCTCGACACCGTCGTGGGCCGCGGCAAGGCCGTCGCGACCGTC encodes the following:
- the flgK gene encoding flagellar hook-associated protein FlgK, with product MSSFAGLHTALSGLVAQRYGLDVTGANVANANTPGYSRQRAVLDPSTPVTTGTAVFSRWDGPGTGVRVTDLQRVADELVVQRVRQETSTAAFIDVDRAAWSRLEVALGEPGDNGLQARLSGFWAAWEDLANSPGSTAARSQVLQVGTGVTDTLNTFGASVAQAWTDARTQVGQLVAEVNATAAAVADLNSAIRDATAAGGSVNELLDRRDQLVLRLSELTGATVRPTELGMVDVFVGGTAVVRADRTTPLALDATSAGSIDEVLAGGAVRVTGAAGAPVDVAGGRVGALLDSLHRTWPGIMRRLDATAADVAARVDAVHSSGQTQDGAVAGAFFTSRGGGPVTARTIAVGVTDTRAVAAAAAGAGALDGSLADRLSQVGNGPASPDAAWRRLVGDVGSAAQSATRRSEAQSVVVRDVNAAREAASGVDIDEELTNMVMFQRAYEGAARMLTAVDEALDTLINRTGLVGR
- the flgN gene encoding flagellar export chaperone FlgN, which produces MALADFCRILWRERELLELLLFKLEEEQLVLASGRSRWLAHATREVEAVLEQIRRSEQVRSLETDVVALELGLPVGPSLAAIARVAPEPYSAMLLAHRDSFLALTAEITELAQANRRLLHEGMVSLSEALAAVEEPVGTYGPGASRSVPRQGAGRLVDEAL
- a CDS encoding sigma-70 family RNA polymerase sigma factor; protein product: MEILKRSQVGDDIGRVQTPPAAAERTDPEALVLAHLPLVGHCVGEVISRLPSHVDRDDLAGAGVEGLVQAARSWRPETGVPFSAHARTRIRGAIVDELRAADWASRGARSRARQTQQTQEHLTAHLGRVPTTDEVADAMGVAADQVHRVRAETHRAYLTSLDEAREAGEGGAHDTVADPGRSPEDHVVLAEHVGALFAAVDLLPERVREAVRGHYIDEEPMAAIAARLGVTESRVSQLRAEGIAMLRAALAAEGDRPAAERATARTQAYVATVAAAADVRASVATGASVLSGRVPAPRSRWATSTLSAIG
- a CDS encoding flagellin, whose product is MGLQINNNIAAFNSYRNLSVTQGQMEKSLEKLSSGLRINRAADDAAGLSISEGLRAQVGGLKQAVRNAQDGISVVQTAEGALTEVHSILQRVRDLSVQAANDGSNNADSLAAIQGEIDQLGEAVSDIATRTKFNGKALLDGTNATLTFQTGANSGDTVDVALTDITAVATAVAAIDVTAAGGGAAGITAADAQITAVSTARSTLGASQNRFESTIKSLNVAVENLSASESRIRDTDMALEMVNFTKNQILSQAGTAMLAQANQAPQGVLQLLR
- the fliD gene encoding flagellar filament capping protein FliD yields the protein MSSFAVDGLVSGLDTTALIGQLMQIERIPRNRLQNQVTQQTSTITAYQAVASALKKLDDAARALTDTRTWTGVTASVTGDALAATAKPGAPTAPVDVWVEQLATATAFTTQAAYRLEDQVVPAPTIDVTRADGTLVSLQPASGSLQDVMSAINSADGLGVRAVAVRVSTDTYRLQIVSTTTGAAGGPTSITGFAAGDLVRAAGQDAQYRVGSTDGTGGIVATSPSNSIIDLVTGVDATLRRPGAASIALAADTPTTVSAVEALVTAANDAIAVLKKQTATDPNASSRGPLASDTQVRALTGRIVQAVTDALGGASAATVGLQSTRDGTLVLDKETLGSALAADPAAVRGLLAPADGGPGVVARLRAVVDAATNAGSGFITTAIQGRETTKRDLQTQIDSWDRRLELRKATLQRQFSALEVSLGRLNSQSSWLAGQLAGLNAGLGRDS
- the fliS gene encoding flagellar export chaperone FliS produces the protein MTTATGFGYALGRPAAARLDQFKADAVTTATPGQLLVRLYDRLLLDIDRAHEAQTAGDHLAAGTQLVHAQAIVSELASTLDVDAWDGGPRLMSIYTFLLAELVRANVEKAPDRTLACRALVAPLAEAWREAASQQGAPPAAQQTGVPAQRISAVG